One Lepus europaeus isolate LE1 chromosome 7, mLepTim1.pri, whole genome shotgun sequence DNA segment encodes these proteins:
- the MFRP gene encoding membrane frizzled-related protein, giving the protein MKEHSEEVSLCVEATEQSKTEFCNPAFEPEEEPPCPAPAFQGEAPCSSPAPWHGRRPRGLQPDCRFSWLCVLLLAGLLLLLLGLLVAVILAQLQAAPPPGATYGPLPARGLATTATATPSTIPTTTTASPAPGLPGRPQQAGVSPPPHPTCGGLLPGPRGFFSSPNYPDPYPPNAHCVWHIQVATDHTIQLKIEALSMESVASCLFDRLEISPEPEGTLLRVCGRVAPPTLNTNASRLRVAFVSDSSVEGSGFQAWYQAVAPGHGSCAHDEFPCDQLTCLLPDSVCDGFANCADGSDETNCSAKSSGCGGNLTGLQGAFSTPSHLQQYPHHQLCTWRISVPAGLGIELQFHNFSLEAQDECKVAYVEVYETSSSGALSLLGRFCGAEPPPRLLSSHWELAVFFRTDHGVSGGGFSATFQAFNATENPCGRRESPCRDGECKGLQWGCDMWRDCTDGGGDNCSSPLAPPPELACEPVQVEMCVGLSYNTTAFPNIWVGMATQQEVVEVLRGYKSLTSLPCYQSFRRLLCGLLVPRCTPLGSVLPPCRSVCQEAERQCQSGLALLGTPWPFNCNRLPEAAGLEACAQP; this is encoded by the exons ATGAAGGAGCACTCGGAGGAAGTCAGCCTGTGCGTGGAGGCCACAGAGCAGAGCAAG ACTGAGTTCTGCAACCCTGCCTTCGAGCCTGAAGAAGAGCCGCCCTGCCCGGCACCTGCCTTCCAGGGGGAGGCGCCCTGcagcagcccagctccctggcatG gccggCGCCCGCGAGGGCTACAGCCCGACTGCCGCTTCTCCTGGCTCTGTGTGCTCCTGCTTGCcggcctgctgctcctgctgctcggGCTGCTGGTGGCCGTCATCCTGGCCC agctgcaggctgcacCTCCACCCGGGGCCACCTACGGCCCCCTGCCTGCCCGGGGCCTCGCCACCACTGCCACCGCCACCCCCAgcaccatccccaccaccaccacagcctcTCCAGCGCCTGGGCTCCCTGGCCGGCCACAGCAGGCGGGCGtgagtcccccaccccacccca CCTGTGGGGGTCTCCTGCCTGGCCCAAGGGGCTTCTTCAGCAGCCCCAACTACCCGGACCCTTACCCACCCAATGCCCACTGCGTGTGGCACATCCAGGTGGCCACAGACCACACGATACAGCTCAAGATCGAAGCTCTTAGCATGGAGAGTGTGGCCTCCTGTCTCTTTGACCGCTTGGAAATCTCCCCAGAGCCTGAAGGCACCCTCCTCAG ggtgtgtgggagggtggCGCCTCCCACACTCAACACCAATGCCAGCCGCCTGCGGGTGGCTTTCGTCTCCGACAGCAGTGTGGAAGGCTCTGGCTTCCAGGCCTGGTATCAGGCTGTGGCCCCCGGGCATG GGAGCTGCGCCCACGATGAGTTCCCCTGTGACCAGCTCACCTGCCTGCTCCCCGACTCGGTATGCGATGGCTTTGCCAACTGTGCTGACGGCAGTGACGAAACCAACTGCAGCGCCAAGAGCTCGG GGTGCGGGGGGAACTTGACGGGGCTCCAGGGTGCTTTCTCTACTCCCAGCCACCTGCAGCAGTACCCGCACCACCAG CTCTGCACCTGGCGCATCTCGGTGCCCGCCGGCCTCGGCATTGAGCTGCAGTTCCACAATTTCAGCCTGGAAGCACAGGACGAGTGCAAGGTGGCCTACGTGGAGGTGTATGAGACCAGCAGCTCGGGGGCCCTCAGCCTCCTGGGCAG GTTCTGTGGGGCAGAGCCGCCCCCTCGCCTCCTGTCCTCACACTGGGAGCTGGCTGTGTTCTTCAGGACAGACCACGGCGTCAGCGGCGGGGGCTTCTCAGCCACCTTCCAGGCCTTCAATGCCACAGAAA ACCCCTGTGGGCGCCGAGAGTCCCCCTGCCGGGACGGAGAGTGTAAGGGGCTGCAGTGGGGATGCGACATGTGGAGAGACTGCACAGATGGCGGCGGTGACAACTGCAGCAGCCCCCTGGCCCCACCGCCAG agcTGGCCTGTGAGCCCGTCCAGGTGGAGATGTGCGTGGGTCTGAGCTACAACACCACGGCCTTCCCTAACATCTGGGTGGGCATGGCCACCCAGCAGGAGGTGGTAGAAGTCCTCCGAGGTTACAAG AGCCTGACCAGTCTGCCCTGCTACCAGAGTTTCCGGCGGCTCCTCTGTGGGCTGCTGGTGCCCCGCTGCACCCCGCTGGGCAGCGTCCTGCCTCCCTGCCGCTCTGTCTGCCAGGAGGCTGAACGCCAGTGCCAGTCTGGCCTGGCCCTCCTGGGCACCCCCTGGCCCTTCAACTGCAACAGGCTGCCTGaggcagctggcctggaagcctgCGCCCAGCCGTGA
- the RNF26 gene encoding E3 ubiquitin-protein ligase RNF26, with translation MEAVYLVVNGVGLVLDVLTLVLDLNFLLVSSLLATLAWLLAFIYNLPHTVLTSLLHLGRGVLLSLLAVVEALVRLTVGGLQALCTLLYSCCSGLESLKLLGHLASHGALRSRELLHRGVLSVLSNGHALLRQACDICAIAMSLVAYVINSLVNICLIGTQNLFSLVLALWDAVMGPLWRVTDVVAAFLAHISSSAVAMAILLWTPCQLALELLASSARLLASFVFVNLTGLAVLACVLAVTVTVLHPDLTLRLATRALSQLQARPSYHRLREDVVRVSRLALGLEAWRRVWSRSLQLASWPNRAGAPGAPQGGPRRVSARPRAQDPPPEAGFRSEAEEEARSLRAAPAWGRERLNEEEPAAGQDPWKLLKEQEERKKCVICQDQSKTVLLLPCRHLCLCQACTEILMRHPVYHRNCPLCRRGILQTLNVYL, from the coding sequence ATGGAGGCCGTGTACCTGGTGGTGAATGGTGTGGGCCTGGTACTGGACGTGCTGACCTTGGTGTTGGATCTCAACTTCCTGCTGGTGTCCTCCCTCCTGGCTaccctggcctggctcctggccttcatCTACAACCTGCCGCACACGGTACTGACCAGCCTTCTGCACTTGGGCCGTGGAGTCCTGCTTTCGCTGCTGGCTGTGGTCGAAGCCTTGGTCCGGCTCACCGTTGGGGGCTTGCAGGCGTTGTGTACTCTGCTCTACAGCTGCTGTTCTGGCCTGGAGAGCCTGAAGCTCTTGGGACACCTGGCCTCGCACGGGGCACTGCGGAGCCGGGAGTTACTGCACCGGGGCGTGCTCAGCGTGCTCTCCAATGGCCATGCGCTGCTGCGCCAGGCCTGTGACATCTGTGCCATTGCTATGAGCCTGGTGGCCTATGTGATCAACAGTCTGGTCAACATTTGCCTCATTGGCACTCAGAACCTCTTCTCCCTGGTGCTGGCCCTGTGGGACGCGGTGATGGGCCCTCTGTGGAGGGTGACGGACGTGGTGGCCGCCTTCCTAGCCCACATTTCCAGCAGTGCCGTGGCCATGGCCATCCTCCTGTGGACCCCCTGTCAACTAGCGCTGGAGCTGCTGGCCTCATCTGCCCGCCTCCTGGCCAGTTTCGTGTTTGTCAATCTCACTGGTCTGGCGGTGCTGGCCTGCGTGCTGGCAGTGACAGTGACCGTGTTGCACCCAGATCTCACCCTCAGGCTGGCCACCCGGGCTCTCAGCCAGCTCCAGGCCCGCCCATCCTACCACCGGCTCCGGGAGGACGTCGTGCGGGTGTCTCGCCTGGCCCTGGGCTTGGAGGCCTGGCGCCGAGTCTGGAGTCGCAGCCTGCAGCTGGCAAGCTGGCCAAACCGGGCAGGGGCCCCTGGAGCCCCCCAGGGGGGCCCTCGAAGGGTGTCAGCCCGGCCCCGGGCGCAGGATCCTCCCCCTGAAGCAGGGTTCAGATCAGAGGCcgaagaggaagccaggagcctccgaGCCGCACCTGCCTGGGGCCGGGAGAGGCTCAACGAGGAGGAGCCTGCAGCCGGCCAAGACCCTTGGAAGCTGCTGAAGGAGCAAGAGGAGCGGAAGAAGTGTGTCATCTGCCAGGACCAAAGCAAGACGGTGCTGCTCCTGCCCTGCCGGCACCTGTGCCTGTGCCAGGCCTGCACCGAGATACTGATGCGCCACCCCGTCTATCACCGCAACTGCCCGCTGTGCCGCCGGGGCATCCTGCAGACCCTCAATGTCTACCTCTGA
- the C1QTNF5 gene encoding complement C1q tumor necrosis factor-related protein 5, producing MRLLLALLLLGLAAGSPPLDDNKIPSLCPGHPGLPGTPGHHGSQGLPGRDGRDGRDGAPGVPGEKGEGGRPGLPGPRGEPGPRGEAGPAGPAGPAGECSVPPRSAFSAKRSESRVPPPADAPLPFDRVLINEQGHYDAATGKFTCQVPGVYYFAVHATVYRASLQFDLVKNGESIASFFQFFGGWPKPASLSGGAMVRLEPEDQVWVQVGVGDYIGIYASIKTDSTFSGFLVYSDWHSSPVFA from the exons ATGAGGCTGCTCCTcgccctgctgctgctgggcctggcGGCCGGCTCGCCCCCGCTGGACGACAACAAGATCCCCAGCCTGTGCCCGGGGCACCCCGGCCTCCCAGGCACCCCGGGTCACCACGGCAGCCAGGGCCTGCCTGGGCGCGACGGCCGCGATGGCCGCGACGGCGCGCCCGGAGTTCCGGGCGAGAAAGGCGAGGGCGGGAGGCCGG GACTGCCTGGGCCGCGTGGGGAGCCCGGGCCGCGGGGAGAGGCGGGGCCGGCTGGGCCTGCCGGACCTGCGGGCGAGTGCTCCGTGCCCCCGCGCTCCGCCTTCAGCGCTAAGCGCTCCGAGAGCCGGGTGCCTCCGCCGGCCGACGCGCCCTTGCCCTTTGATCGCGTGCTGATCAACGAGCAGGGCCATTACGACGCCGCCACCGGCAAGTTCACCTGCCAGGTGCCGGGGGTCTACTACTTTGCTGTCCACGCCACCGTCTACCGGGCCAGCCTGCAGTTCGATCTGGTCAAGAATGGCGAATCCATTGCCTCCTTCTTCCAGTTTTTTGGGGGGTGGCCCAAGCCCGCCTCGCTCTCAGGGGGTGCTATGGTGAGACTGGAGCCCGAGGaccaggtgtgggtgcaggtgggtgTGGGCGATTACATCGGCATCTATGCCAGCATCAAGACAGACAGCACCTTCTCTGGATTTCTGGTGTACTCTGACTGGCACAGCTCCCCAGTCTTTGCTTAG